GCGGTCGGGACCGACGGCGAACGCCACGGCCATGCCGGCGAGCAGCGCCTGCACGCGCGTGTCGGTGCCGTAGTAGGCGTGCGCCTGGGCCTCCGTGGAGCCGACGCCGATCATCGCCGTCCACACGGCGGAAGCGGTGGCCAGTCCGGAGACGATCAGGACGCGCGTGAGGCGGCGGTGCACGAAGCGAATCAGCGCCAGCACGAGGAACGGAGCGACGAGGTAGAACTGCTCCTCCACCGCCAGGGTCCACACGTGGCGCAGGAACGACGGGTTCGCCCACTCGACGAAGTACTGGTCGGCCTGTTGGACCAGCCGCCAGTTCATGACGAAGCCCATCGTGGCGAAGATGTCGCCGCGCATCGACCGGCGCGTCGCGTGGTCGGCGGCGAGCGCCGCCCACGTCGCGATGACGAGCAGCATGATCGTCAGGGCGGGGAGCAGGCGCCGGGCGCGGCGCCGGAAGAACTGCACGACGTCGATCCGGCCCGACCGAGCGTGCTCCTTGAGCATGATCGTGACGATCACGTAGCCGGAGAACACGAAGAACAGGCTGATCCCGACCCACGCGCCCTGCAGCGCCTCGATGCCGAAGTGGTAGGCCAGCAGCACCACCACGGCGAGCCCCCGCACCCCGTCGAGTGTGGCGCTGCGGGTGCCCTGGCTGGTCCTGAGGGAGAAGGTGTTGCTCACCGGGCCGCCTCCCCCGCCTGGTCGCGGACCAGCGGCGCGAGCCAGGTCCAGACCATTGCCGCGGCCTCGTCGTCGAAGTGCAGTCCGTCGCTGAACAAGGTGATGCCGTTGACCTCTCTCACGGGACCGTCCCCGCAGCCCAAGGCCTCGTAGACGTCGACGAGTGGCACGGAGCGGGACCTCGCCCAGGCCCGGACCCACTCGTTCACGACGGTCGGCTCGGCGGTCGCGTCGATGACCTCGGGATGGTCGGCGACGTAGGCCGCGATGCCCGGGATCGTGGCCATCTGGCGCGGGTCACGGCACGGCAGGGTGGCCACCTGCAGCCCGACCTGCGCCTCCGAGGCGTCGTCGCGCAGCCGGTCGAGCGCCTCGATGACCTCGCGGCGGAACCGCGGGGAGTCGAGCCAGATGGGGTTGCCGTCGGGATCCTCGTGCGGGATCGCCGCGAACGTCGGCAGCATGACCAGCGCCGTGTCGGCACCGGACTCGCGCAGGTTCGCCGCGAAGTCGCGCTTGGCCGCGCGGCAGGGCTCGTCCTGCTGCAGCTCGCGGTACGCGATGCGCGATTCGAGCAGGTCGCAGCCGGGCACCGCGAGCGACACCACCGAGAGGTCCTCGTACTGCTCCTGCGGGAAGACCTCGGCCAGCCGGTCGGGCAGGGAGTCGCCGAACATCGCGACGCGGGTGGTCTCGTCCGCGGCCTCGTAGACGGGCTGGTCGGCCTTCAGCGATGGGATGTCAGGGCGCGCGACGGTCTCTCCCGTCGCAGGCACCTGCCCGACCACCACGGCCATCACCACGACGGCCGCCGGGCCGGCCACCGCCAGCCACCCCGGCCGTCGCAGCCGCGGCACCAGGCCGCGCAGTCCATGATCGAGGACGGGACGCTCGAGGTAGCGGTAGCTCAGCGCTGCCAGCGCCGTGGTGACGACGCAGCCGACCGCGATCTCCACCGCGGCGGACATCCCCGGCACCTCGCGCTCCAGCCACAGCTTGACCGGCCAGTGGTAGAGGTACAGCCCGTAGCTGCGCTCCCCCAGGTAGGCCAGTGGTCGCCAGCCCAGCACCCGGTGCACGGACAGGTCGGGGCGCGCGACGCACGCCCACACCAGCACCGCGACGACGGCCGACTGGACCAGCATCCCGCCCTGCTCGAAGAACAGGGGCGACATCGGGTCCACCAGCACGAGGGCCGCGAGCAGGGCGCCGAGCGACAGCCAGGAGACCGGCTCCAGCACCGCGCGTGAGGGCGTGCGCAGGGCGGCCGGGCCGGCGAGCAGGTGCGCCAGCAGGACGCCGACCAGCAGGGACTGCAGGCGGGTGTCGGTGCCGTAGTAGGCGTGCGCCTGGGCGGAGGCACCGTCGAGCCCGACCTGCGCGGTCCACCACGCCGAGCCGACGGCCAGCAGTGCGAGCACCGCGATCGCGACTCGGCGTGAGCCGATCCAGGCGAGCGCCGCCAGCAGGAGCGGCACCACGACGTAGAACTGCTCCTCGACCGACAGCGTCCACGCGTGGCGCAGCATCGACGCCGAGCCGAACTCGGCGAAGTACTGGTCGGCCTCGGCGATCAGCCGCCAGTTCATGACGAAGCCCAGCGTGGCGACGATGTCGCCCCGCAGCTGGCGGCGCGTGGCGTCGTCGGCCAGCAGCAGCGCCCAGGTGGCGACCACGAGCAGCAGCACGACGAGCGCCGGCAGCAGGCGACGTGCACGACGGCGGTAGAACCCGAGGAGGTCGACTCGCCCGAAGCGCTCGCGCTCGGTGATCAGCAGCCGCGCGATGAGGAAGCCCGAGAGCACGAAGAAGACGTTGATCCCGGTCCAGGCGCCGGTCAGCGCCGTCAGCCCGAAGTGGTACGCCATGAAGAGCGCCATGAAGCCGCCGCGGATGCCGTCGAGGGAGGCGACCCGGCGGCGCACCGGCGTCGCCGTCACCCCCACGACTGCCGCGCCTGCTCGAGTGCCTCGGGTGTGCCCACGTCGAGGAAGGCGGCGTCGTCGCGGTGGGCTCGGACGTCGGCGCTCGCGACCAGCCCGGGGAAGACGTCGACCTCGAGCGACAGCGGCACCGTGGTGGGCAGTCCCCGCAGGACGTCGCCGCGCATCACGTAGGTGCCGGCGTTGACGAGCCCCGGGCCCGGCTCGACGGGCTTCTCGTGGAAGCCGGCGACGCGCGTCCCGGTGTCGTCGAGGGTGACGACACCGTAGGCGCGGGCATCGGGCACCTCGCGGACGTGGATCGAGCCGGCGGCGCCCGAGCGCTCGAAGGCGGCGACCTGCGCGGCGAGGTCGTGCCGCGACAGCAGGTCGCCGTTGACGACGACCACGGTGTCCTCGGCGTCGACCGACCGCGCGGCGAGGGCGAGCGCGCCGCCGGTGCCGAGCGGCTGGTCCTCTCGGCTGTACGTCAGCCGGGCGCCCCAGCGGTCGCCCGTTCCCAGGGCGTCCTGCACCTGCTGGGCGCCGAACCCCACGGCGACGACCACGTCGGGCACGCCCGCCTCGACGAGGCGGCGGATCTGGTGGGCGACGAGGGGCTCGCCCCCGACGTCGACGAGCGGCTTGGGCAGGTCGCCGACCGCGACTCGCAAACGGGTCCCCAGACCCCCAGCGAGGACGATCCCACGGCGCACAGACACTGCCCTAACTCTTGGTTACCCGCGCGTACGCACGGCGCTGGTCATAGTAGTATGCGTCACATGCTCGACGACCCTGATGTGCGTTCTCGTCCCGTGCCGAACCTCGGCACGAAGGTCGCGATCCTCGCGGCGATCCCGTTCCTGGCCTACGGGATCTACCTGCTGCTGACGCCCATCACCGACATCCAGACCAGCTCCGGAGCGATCTTCGAGTGCGGATCCGCGCTGCAGCCGCCCTCGGACAAGTTCCAGGAAGGGGTCTGCGGCCCGATCAACACGCAGTACCTCTACCGGGCGCTCGCCGCGATCATCGCGGCGGTGGGCATCGCCGGCGTCGGCGCGGCGCTGTTCGGCTTCAGCCACCAGGTGGAGCGCGCCCGGGGCAGCCGCTCCGACCACCGGGGCAGCTACGAATCCGCGTCGGACCACGACCGCTACGACGACCGTGCCGACCGCTACGACGACCGCGACGACCTCGCCGACGGTGGCGCCCGCCGCCGGCTCCTCGAAGACGGCCGCTGAGTCCCGCGGGCCCCGCCCGCTGCCTCCTCTCCCATGTCGGCTCCTGTCCCCTCGACGCGTGCGCGCCTGCCCTACCGGCCCGCGCTCGACGGCCTGCGCGCCGTCGCCATCGCCGGCGTGCTCGTCTTCCACCTCGACGAGCGCGCCCTGCCCGGCGGCTGGCTGGGCGTCGACCTGTTCTTCGTCCTCTCGGGCTTCCTGATCACCAACCTGCTCGTCTTCGAACGCGAGCGGTGGGGCCGGATCAGCGTCGTGCGCTTCTGGGGCGCGCGGATGCGGCGCCTGCTGCCCTCGCTGGTCACGGTGCTGCTGGCCGTGTCGGTCGCGGCGTGGATCTGGACCGTCCCCGGCCGTCGCACCGCCGTCGCGTGGGACATCGTCTCGTCGCTGTTCTACGTCTCGAACTGGCGCTTCATGCTGGGCGACGAGCAGTACTTCGACCAGCTCTCGATCCCCTCGCCGGTCCGGCACACCTGGTCGCTGTCGATCGAGGAGCAGTTCTACATCGTCTTCCCGCTGCTGCTCATCGCGGTCGGACTCGTGGTGCGGAAGCGGCGCGGGCAGGCACTGGTCTTCGCCGTACTGGCTCTCGCCTCGGCCGCCGCGATGGCCACCGGCTACGCGAACGGCACCGAGATCACGACGCTGTACTACAGCACCGTGACGCGAGCGTTCGAGCTGCTGATCGGCGTGTGCGCGGCCCTGTTCCTGGGCCACGCAGCCTTCCGCGAGCGCCGCTCCCCCGTCCTGACCGACGTCACCGCGTGGGCCGGTCTCGCGGTGGTCGTCGCGGCCATGGTGGGGCTCGACTCCGAGTCCGGCATCGTCTTCCGCGGCGGGCTCGTCGTCATCTGCCTGGCCGCCCTCGTGGCGATCCTCGCGGCGGCCAGCGGCACGAACGGCACCTTCACCAAGGTCCTGGGCAGCCCGGTCCCCCGCTGGATCGGCCTGATCTCCTATCCCCTCTACCTCTGGCACTGGCCGATCATCGTGTTCGTCCACGAGGGGGTCGTCGGCCTCGACGGTCTGGCGCTCGACGCCGTCCGCGTCGGGCTGTCGGTGCTGCTGGCGTGGCTCACCTACCGGTTCATCGAGGGCCCCGTCCGCGGTCGCCGCCCGTTCTTCGGCTCGGCGCGCGGCTTCTCCCGCGCGGTCGCCGTGCTGGCTGCGCCGCTCGTCGTCGCGAGCGCCTTCGTCGTCGCCCACTCCGAGCCCCCGCAGGGCGAGCTCTCGGGCTACGCGCTGAAGCCGGGCCAGAAGCCGCTGAAGCTGACGCCCGATCCGTACACGGCGGAGGCGCGGCGCTCGACGATGCTGCTCGGCAACTCGATCCCGTACAGCCTCTACCGGAACGTGGCCACCCACGAGTTCCGGCAGCTGTCGATGAGCCAGACCACCCATCTCGGGTGCGACCCGTTCGCGCTGCAGAAGCGGGTCGACGGCGAGACCACCGAACCCACGCGCAGCTGCCTGGAATGGCGCGATGAGTGGCCCGCCCTCGTCTCGGCCCAGCAGCCCGACGTGCTGCTGTTCTTCGTGCCGCAGACCTTCCTGTCCGACCTCGTGAAGGGCGACGAGGTCGCGGAGTTCGGCTCCCCCGAGCACGAGCGTCTCGTCCGCGAGGCGCTCGACGAGGTCGACCGCAAGGGCGGCGACGCGGGCAAGCTGGCGTTGTCCACCCTCGCGTGCCACGACATCCCCGCGTTCGACAAGGTCGAGATGCAGCAGCTCAACGACATCGAGCGGGTCGAGCGCGTCAACGCCATCGCCACCGCCTGGGCCGCCGAGAACGACGTCCCGGTGATCGACTCGTACGCCGCCCTCTGCCCGAACGGGTACCAGCCGCTGCTCGGGAACGACCCGCTCTACGAGGACGGGCTGCACTTCACCAACGAGTCGGCGCCGCACGTGTGGGCCTGGATGATGCCGCAGGTGCTGCGCTTCGCCGATGCCGTCCACGGGGAGGCCTCATGAACCGATCCACCCGGGCCACCGTCTCCAGCGGCTCGATCGTCGCCGTCGCCATGATGGTGATGAACGTCGCCACCTACGGCTTCAACCTCGCCGCCGCCCGGTTGTTGGTACCCGCCGAGTTCGGCGCCCTCACGGCCCTGCTCAGCCTCATCCTCATCGCGAACGTCGTCGCGCTGGCCCTGCAGGCATCGATCGCCCGTCGGATCTCGGTGCACCCGGACCACACGGCGCAGATCGTCCTCACCGCGTCACGCGTGGCCCTGGCGGTCTCGCTCGCGGTCGGACTCGCGGTGGCACTGTCCAGCCCGGTGCTCACTCCGGCCTTCTCCTTCGACTCGATGTGGGCCGTCATCTGGTGCGGCGCCATGCTCGTGCCGCTCACGCTCGCCGGAGCCCAGCTCGGCGTCGCCCAGGGCACCGGACGGTGGGGCAAGCTGGCCGCGCTCTACGTCGGCAACGGCCTGGGCCGGCTGTTCGGTGGCGTCGCCGGCGTGCTCATCGAGCCCTCCGCCACGAGCGCCATGATGGGACTGGCGATCGGCGCGTGGCTGCCCGTCCTGCTCGGCGCCGGGCTCCTCAAGACCAGCGGCACGGGTGACGTGCACAGTCGTCGCCCGCTGGTCTTCGAGACGGTGGCCTCGGCGTCCACCCTCCTCGCCTACTTCGCCTTCAGCAACGTCGACGCCCTGCTGGCCCGCGGCGGCTTCGAGGCACACGACAGCGGCCTCTACGCGTCAGGCCTCATCCTGACGAAGTCCACCCTGTTCCTGCCGCAGTTCGTGAGCGTGGTGTTCTTCCCGAGCCTCGCGCGCGACTCGTCGCACCGCACCCGGCTGCGGGCCGCCGGCCTCGTGGCCGTGCTCGGTCTGCTCGTGGTCGCGGGCAGTGCCGTGCTGCCGCAGCTGGCCCTGATCCTCGTGGGCGGCGACCAGTACGGCGAGGTCGCCGACGACCTGTGGCTGTTCGCGCTGTCGGGGACGTTCCTGGCGATCGTCTACCTGCTGGTGTTCGACGCCCTGGCGCGTCGCTCGACCGGCGTGGCCGTGCTGCTGTGGGTGGCGTCGGGCACGGTGTTCGCCGTGGCCTGGTTCTGGTCGATCGGCATCGTCGGACTCGTCGTCACCATGGCCTGCGTCGGCGCCGTGGTCGCGGCCCTGCTGCTGGCCTGGCCCCTACTGCGACCGATGCGGGGCCATGACGCCCCAGCGCAGGCCTCTGCCGACGACCCGGTGCTTGCCGAGGGCTCAGCGCTTGCCGAGGACTCAGTGACCGGCTTCGTGCCAGGTGCGGCCGACTCCGACGGAGACGTCGAGCGGCACTGACAGGTCCGCGGCCGCTGCCATCTCGCGGCGGACCAGGGTCGTGAGCTCGTCGAGCTCGGCCGTCGTGGTCTCGAGCACGAGCTCGTCGTGCACCTGCAGCAGCATCCGCGACTCGAGGCCGGCCTCGTCGATCGCGCGCTCCACCTTGAGCATCGCGACCTTGATGATGTCGGCCGCCGAGCCCTGGATCGGGGCGTTCAGCGCCATCCGCTCGGCCATCTCGCGCCGCTGACGGTTGTCGCTCTGCAGGTCGGGCAGGTAGCGCCGGCGTCCCATGATCGTCTCGGTGAAGCCGGTCTGGCGGGCCTCGTCGACGAGGCTGCGCAGGTAGTCGCGGACGCCGCCGAAGCGCTGGAAGTAGTCGTCCATGAGGCCTTGGGCCTCGCCGGTGGAGATCGAGAGCTGCTGACTGAGGCCGTAGGCCGAGAGCCCGTAGGCCAGGCCGTAGTTCATCG
This genomic interval from Aeromicrobium choanae contains the following:
- a CDS encoding acyltransferase family protein; amino-acid sequence: MGVTATPVRRRVASLDGIRGGFMALFMAYHFGLTALTGAWTGINVFFVLSGFLIARLLITERERFGRVDLLGFYRRRARRLLPALVVLLLVVATWALLLADDATRRQLRGDIVATLGFVMNWRLIAEADQYFAEFGSASMLRHAWTLSVEEQFYVVVPLLLAALAWIGSRRVAIAVLALLAVGSAWWTAQVGLDGASAQAHAYYGTDTRLQSLLVGVLLAHLLAGPAALRTPSRAVLEPVSWLSLGALLAALVLVDPMSPLFFEQGGMLVQSAVVAVLVWACVARPDLSVHRVLGWRPLAYLGERSYGLYLYHWPVKLWLEREVPGMSAAVEIAVGCVVTTALAALSYRYLERPVLDHGLRGLVPRLRRPGWLAVAGPAAVVVMAVVVGQVPATGETVARPDIPSLKADQPVYEAADETTRVAMFGDSLPDRLAEVFPQEQYEDLSVVSLAVPGCDLLESRIAYRELQQDEPCRAAKRDFAANLRESGADTALVMLPTFAAIPHEDPDGNPIWLDSPRFRREVIEALDRLRDDASEAQVGLQVATLPCRDPRQMATIPGIAAYVADHPEVIDATAEPTVVNEWVRAWARSRSVPLVDVYEALGCGDGPVREVNGITLFSDGLHFDDEAAAMVWTWLAPLVRDQAGEAAR
- a CDS encoding nucleotidyltransferase family protein produces the protein MSVRRGIVLAGGLGTRLRVAVGDLPKPLVDVGGEPLVAHQIRRLVEAGVPDVVVAVGFGAQQVQDALGTGDRWGARLTYSREDQPLGTGGALALAARSVDAEDTVVVVNGDLLSRHDLAAQVAAFERSGAAGSIHVREVPDARAYGVVTLDDTGTRVAGFHEKPVEPGPGLVNAGTYVMRGDVLRGLPTTVPLSLEVDVFPGLVASADVRAHRDDAAFLDVGTPEALEQARQSWG
- a CDS encoding acyltransferase family protein, yielding MSAPVPSTRARLPYRPALDGLRAVAIAGVLVFHLDERALPGGWLGVDLFFVLSGFLITNLLVFERERWGRISVVRFWGARMRRLLPSLVTVLLAVSVAAWIWTVPGRRTAVAWDIVSSLFYVSNWRFMLGDEQYFDQLSIPSPVRHTWSLSIEEQFYIVFPLLLIAVGLVVRKRRGQALVFAVLALASAAAMATGYANGTEITTLYYSTVTRAFELLIGVCAALFLGHAAFRERRSPVLTDVTAWAGLAVVVAAMVGLDSESGIVFRGGLVVICLAALVAILAAASGTNGTFTKVLGSPVPRWIGLISYPLYLWHWPIIVFVHEGVVGLDGLALDAVRVGLSVLLAWLTYRFIEGPVRGRRPFFGSARGFSRAVAVLAAPLVVASAFVVAHSEPPQGELSGYALKPGQKPLKLTPDPYTAEARRSTMLLGNSIPYSLYRNVATHEFRQLSMSQTTHLGCDPFALQKRVDGETTEPTRSCLEWRDEWPALVSAQQPDVLLFFVPQTFLSDLVKGDEVAEFGSPEHERLVREALDEVDRKGGDAGKLALSTLACHDIPAFDKVEMQQLNDIERVERVNAIATAWAAENDVPVIDSYAALCPNGYQPLLGNDPLYEDGLHFTNESAPHVWAWMMPQVLRFADAVHGEAS
- a CDS encoding lipopolysaccharide biosynthesis protein, whose amino-acid sequence is MNRSTRATVSSGSIVAVAMMVMNVATYGFNLAAARLLVPAEFGALTALLSLILIANVVALALQASIARRISVHPDHTAQIVLTASRVALAVSLAVGLAVALSSPVLTPAFSFDSMWAVIWCGAMLVPLTLAGAQLGVAQGTGRWGKLAALYVGNGLGRLFGGVAGVLIEPSATSAMMGLAIGAWLPVLLGAGLLKTSGTGDVHSRRPLVFETVASASTLLAYFAFSNVDALLARGGFEAHDSGLYASGLILTKSTLFLPQFVSVVFFPSLARDSSHRTRLRAAGLVAVLGLLVVAGSAVLPQLALILVGGDQYGEVADDLWLFALSGTFLAIVYLLVFDALARRSTGVAVLLWVASGTVFAVAWFWSIGIVGLVVTMACVGAVVAALLLAWPLLRPMRGHDAPAQASADDPVLAEGSALAEDSVTGFVPGAADSDGDVERH